A single window of Hemitrygon akajei unplaced genomic scaffold, sHemAka1.3 Scf000066, whole genome shotgun sequence DNA harbors:
- the LOC140721986 gene encoding uncharacterized protein, translating into MAHQRVHTGERPFTCSDCGKGFTYSSKLKVHQRVHTGERPFICSDCGKGFTQSSTLQSHQRVHTGEKPFTCSDCGKGFTQSSTLQSHQRVHTGEKPFTCPDCGKGFTLLSHLQRHQSVHTGKRPFTCSVCGKTFTQSSHLQSHQRVHTGEKPFTCSDCGKRFTWSSDLLRHQRFHTGEKPFTCPDCGKGFTLLSHLQRHQLVHTGKRPFTCSVCGKGFTQSSHLQSHQRVHTGERPFSCSDCGKGFTHLSELQSHQRVHTREKPYTCSDCGKHFTRSSTLLAHQSVHTGEWPFTCCECGKGFTRSSHLLKHQRVHSG; encoded by the coding sequence atggctcaccagcgagttcacaccggggagcggccgttcacctgctcggactgtgggaaaggattcacttactcatctaagctgaaggtacatcagcgagttcacactggagagaggccgttcatctgctcggactgtgggaagggattcactcagtcatccaccctacagagtcaccaacgagttcacactggggagaagccattcacctgctcagactgtgggaagggattcactcagtcatccaccctacagagtcatcaacgggttcacactggggagaaaccattcacctgcccagactgtgggaagggattcactttattatctcacctacagagacaccaatcAGTACACACTggaaagaggccattcacttgctcagtctgtgggaagacattcactcagtcatcccacctacagagtcaccagcgagttcacactggggagaagccgttcacctgctcagactgtgggaaaagattcacttggtcatctgatctactgagacaccagcgatttcacactggggagaagccattcacctgcccagactgtgggaaaggattcactttattgtctcacctacagagacaccagttagTACACACTggaaagaggccattcacctgctcagtctgtgggaagggattcactcagtcatcccacctacagagtcaccaacgagttcacaccggggagaggccattctcctgctcagactgtgggaagggattcactcatttatccgaactacagagtcaccaacgagttcacactagggagaagccgtacacctgctcagactgtggaaagcattTCACTAGATCATCcaccctattggcacaccagtcagttcacactggggagtggccgttcacctgctgtgaatgtgggaagggattcactcggtcatctcatctactgaaacaccagcgagttcactctGGGTAG